The Bacteroides acidifaciens genome includes a region encoding these proteins:
- a CDS encoding DUF4401 domain-containing protein, translating into MAQKHNLTIQVVSIIGGILTAIFFLGFLALARILSSEISCLIVGSLLIITTLTISRLVIRSFLDAMNITLYIAGYVLVGFGLSDYMNILFIALIGISMLTFCLSKGFILPFLSVIAFIISLFGEITHIFSSSYPLQIAIVPVMAVFLFTNLFEVKLLARLGNNFSKYMPFHYGLFVSCLVLMSGLSINYLTRDTNYWIISCILSVFIWIGLLIMVQRIMKVMQVDNPVHQAGIYILCIVICLPTVFAPYLSGSLLLILICFHYGYKAECAASLLLFIYAVSKYYYDLNISLLIKSITLFIIGIAFITAWYFFTQKRIRHEKI; encoded by the coding sequence ATGGCACAGAAGCATAATCTTACAATTCAAGTCGTATCCATCATCGGTGGAATACTGACTGCTATCTTCTTTCTCGGATTTCTTGCACTTGCCCGAATCCTAAGCTCCGAAATCTCATGCCTGATAGTCGGGAGTTTATTAATTATTACTACATTAACAATCAGCCGTCTTGTCATCCGGTCTTTCCTCGATGCTATGAATATCACTTTATATATTGCAGGATACGTATTGGTTGGCTTTGGACTTAGTGATTATATGAACATACTTTTCATTGCACTTATAGGAATCAGTATGCTCACCTTCTGCCTATCGAAAGGTTTCATCCTGCCCTTTCTTTCAGTGATTGCGTTTATCATATCCTTATTTGGAGAAATAACTCATATATTTTCTTCTTCCTATCCTTTGCAAATTGCAATAGTTCCTGTGATGGCAGTATTCCTGTTCACCAATCTTTTCGAAGTGAAACTGCTTGCCCGGTTAGGAAATAATTTTTCCAAATACATGCCATTCCATTACGGGCTGTTCGTCTCTTGTCTTGTTTTAATGAGTGGGTTGTCAATTAATTATCTGACACGGGATACGAATTATTGGATTATATCGTGCATTCTGTCTGTATTTATATGGATAGGACTTCTTATCATGGTTCAACGGATTATGAAAGTCATGCAAGTGGATAACCCGGTACATCAGGCCGGCATCTATATTCTTTGTATCGTTATCTGTCTGCCCACTGTATTTGCCCCTTATTTATCCGGTAGCTTATTGTTGATTCTGATATGTTTCCATTATGGCTATAAAGCAGAGTGTGCAGCCTCACTCCTCCTCTTTATCTATGCTGTTTCCAAATACTACTATGATTTGAATATAAGCTTACTTATTAAGTCTATCACGTTATTCATTATTGGAATCGCATTCATTACAGCCTGGTATTTCTTCACTCAAAAAAGAATAAGACATGAAAAAATATAG
- a CDS encoding DUF2157 domain-containing protein, producing the protein MEKSDYLPPSRQALYANKKEWNRFLSIFLLAAGIGFTVSGIIFFFAYNWNDLPKFAKLGIVEVLLVSSVLLTVFTRWSRLVKQILLTGATFLIGTLFAVFGQIYQTGADAYDLFLGWTLFTILWAVAARFAPLWLTFIGLLCTTIWLYNIQIATRGSWEMILLANAVTWICALATVITEWMSIKGSLNKQNRWFVSLLSLATIVHSSYLIMAAIADASFLMTSDICEEKAIIVSLISTILIFSAGLWFGWKEKNLFYLAAIPFATLMILLTAFICHSDLREVNLFFFSGMMVITGTTLLIYIILQLKKKWYGTEA; encoded by the coding sequence ATGGAAAAATCTGACTATTTACCCCCGTCACGACAAGCTCTCTACGCCAATAAAAAGGAATGGAACCGGTTTCTGTCCATTTTCTTATTGGCTGCGGGCATTGGTTTTACTGTATCAGGTATCATCTTTTTCTTTGCCTATAACTGGAACGACCTGCCCAAATTTGCCAAACTGGGAATTGTAGAAGTATTATTAGTATCTTCAGTCTTGCTTACCGTATTCACCCGATGGAGCAGGCTCGTCAAACAGATTCTTCTTACAGGAGCGACTTTCCTGATAGGTACGCTCTTTGCCGTCTTCGGACAAATTTATCAGACAGGTGCTGATGCCTACGACCTTTTCCTGGGTTGGACACTTTTTACTATCCTTTGGGCGGTTGCCGCCCGTTTTGCTCCGTTATGGCTGACTTTTATCGGATTACTTTGTACTACGATATGGCTGTACAATATACAGATTGCCACTCGCGGCTCATGGGAAATGATTTTACTTGCCAATGCAGTAACCTGGATATGCGCTTTGGCAACTGTCATCACTGAATGGATGAGTATAAAAGGGAGTCTGAACAAACAGAATCGCTGGTTTGTCAGCCTGCTTTCATTGGCTACCATTGTACACTCCAGTTATCTTATAATGGCTGCCATTGCGGATGCCAGTTTTCTCATGACATCAGACATCTGCGAAGAAAAAGCTATAATCGTTTCACTCATAAGCACTATTCTTATATTCTCTGCGGGACTATGGTTTGGATGGAAAGAAAAGAATCTGTTCTACCTGGCTGCTATTCCTTTTGCGACATTGATGATTCTATTGACTGCATTCATATGCCACAGCGATTTGAGAGAAGTCAATCTATTCTTCTTCTCAGGAATGATGGTTATCACCGGAACAACCTTACTTATCTACATTATTCTTCAACTAAAAAAGAAGTGGTATGGCACAGAAGCATAA
- a CDS encoding winged helix-turn-helix domain-containing protein, giving the protein MNRSEIGVNAGKVWQLLSNNEKWGYGLLKRKSGLKDKELGAALGWLSRENKIEFDQCDEELYVYLCVNVYIG; this is encoded by the coding sequence ATGAATAGAAGTGAAATCGGTGTGAATGCCGGTAAAGTTTGGCAACTGCTCAGCAATAATGAGAAGTGGGGCTATGGACTTCTGAAAAGAAAATCCGGGCTGAAGGACAAAGAGTTAGGTGCTGCTTTAGGATGGTTGTCAAGAGAGAATAAGATAGAGTTCGATCAGTGTGATGAGGAACTTTACGTGTATCTCTGTGTGAATGTTTACATTGGCTAA
- a CDS encoding thiol-activated cytolysin family protein produces MKAAIIYIIFFSILHVSSFAQNNQYTSTKFAVKNPYKAFIGGIMKANDVNDVHQLFNVPMNPITISYSLPLKSETITPSYDNMLKAIQKKLQDNNVLKPNYQFSFTLKQIDSYEQLALSFGEEINLSELFRITSPNLTHKTVAVLDISQSYFSIAMDMPEGELSNSPIVQEQLSELIYVSSIEFGRRAILIVESNLDYQDVKVALNEILNKSTTKKGDISEKSKSIMASSIIRGLILDPLANENITPDNPLEYLLDYINSDISPNDFGVPIFFTATWLKDNSVFVNKFTN; encoded by the coding sequence ATGAAAGCAGCAATAATATACATTATATTCTTCTCTATTCTCCATGTTAGCAGTTTTGCTCAAAATAATCAGTATACGTCAACCAAGTTTGCGGTCAAAAATCCTTATAAAGCATTCATTGGTGGTATTATGAAAGCAAATGATGTCAACGATGTACATCAACTTTTTAATGTGCCAATGAATCCCATTACAATCAGCTATAGTTTGCCTTTAAAATCCGAAACGATTACACCTTCATACGATAATATGCTTAAGGCTATTCAAAAAAAGCTACAAGATAATAATGTGTTGAAACCTAACTATCAGTTTTCATTTACATTGAAGCAGATAGATTCTTATGAACAACTAGCCTTATCTTTTGGTGAGGAAATTAATTTATCCGAATTATTCAGAATAACATCTCCTAATCTAACTCATAAAACAGTGGCAGTATTAGATATTAGCCAGAGTTATTTTTCTATTGCTATGGATATGCCTGAGGGGGAACTAAGCAACTCGCCGATAGTCCAAGAGCAATTAAGCGAACTTATTTATGTTAGTTCTATTGAATTTGGAAGACGAGCAATTCTAATTGTTGAATCGAACCTTGATTATCAAGATGTAAAGGTCGCGTTGAATGAGATCTTAAATAAATCTACTACCAAGAAGGGCGATATATCGGAAAAAAGCAAATCAATCATGGCTAGTTCAATAATCAGAGGACTAATTTTGGATCCCCTTGCCAATGAAAACATAACACCGGATAACCCTTTGGAGTACCTATTGGATTATATAAACTCTGATATCAGTCCAAATGATTTTGGGGTACCCATTTTCTTTACAGCAACCTGGCTAAAAGATAATTCTGTCTTTGTAAACAAGTTTACAAACTAA
- a CDS encoding DnaJ C-terminal domain-containing protein, with product MAYIDYYKILGVDKSASQDDIKKAFRKLARKYHPDLNPNDPSAKDKFQEINEANEVLSDPEKRKKYDEYGEHWKHADEFEAQKRAQQQAGGFGGAGGFGGFGGGQGFSDGNGTYWYSSDGEGFSGGNASGFSDFFESMFGGHRGGRGQGSAGFRGQDFNAELHLSLRDAAQTHKQILTVNGKQVRITIPAGVADGQVIKLKGYGAEGINGGPAGDLYITFVIAEDPVFKRLGDDLYIDVEVDLYTAVLGGEKLVDTLDGKVKLKIKPETQNGTKVRLKGKGFPVYKKEGQFGDLIVTYSVKIPTNLTDRQKELFRELQSMN from the coding sequence ATGGCCTATATAGATTATTACAAGATTCTTGGAGTAGACAAAAGTGCTTCTCAGGACGATATCAAAAAGGCTTTTCGTAAGTTGGCCCGGAAATATCATCCTGACCTGAATCCCAATGACCCGAGTGCAAAGGATAAGTTTCAGGAAATCAACGAAGCCAATGAGGTATTGAGTGACCCCGAGAAACGTAAAAAGTATGATGAGTACGGAGAACATTGGAAGCATGCCGATGAATTCGAAGCGCAGAAACGGGCGCAGCAACAAGCCGGTGGCTTTGGCGGTGCGGGTGGTTTCGGCGGATTTGGTGGTGGACAGGGATTCTCTGACGGTAACGGAACATATTGGTACAGTTCTGACGGTGAAGGCTTCTCCGGCGGTAATGCCAGTGGTTTCTCCGATTTCTTCGAATCGATGTTCGGTGGGCATCGGGGCGGAAGAGGACAAGGTTCTGCGGGATTTCGTGGACAGGACTTTAATGCCGAACTTCACCTGTCTCTTCGTGACGCTGCCCAGACGCATAAACAGATATTGACTGTCAATGGCAAACAAGTGCGTATCACTATTCCTGCCGGTGTAGCCGACGGGCAAGTGATTAAACTGAAAGGTTATGGAGCCGAGGGTATCAACGGCGGGCCTGCGGGCGACTTGTATATCACTTTCGTCATCGCTGAAGACCCGGTATTCAAACGCCTGGGTGATGATTTGTACATAGATGTGGAAGTAGACCTTTACACAGCCGTGCTGGGGGGTGAAAAGCTGGTCGACACGCTGGACGGTAAAGTGAAACTGAAGATAAAACCGGAAACCCAGAACGGTACGAAAGTCCGCCTGAAAGGTAAAGGATTCCCGGTTTATAAGAAGGAAGGACAATTCGGTGACTTGATTGTGACCTATTCTGTCAAGATTCCTACGAACCTGACGGACAGACAGAAAGAGTTGTTCCGCGAGTTACAGAGTATGAACTAA
- a CDS encoding chaperone modulator CbpM, with product MQTELIIVSEYCHKCHIEPSFIDMLEEGGLINVHTEDGEHYLLLSELPSVERYSRMYYDLSINMEGIDAIHHLLERMEDMQREMSSLRNQLLLYRQREIEEVDW from the coding sequence ATGCAGACCGAATTAATTATTGTCAGTGAATACTGTCACAAATGTCATATTGAGCCTTCATTCATAGATATGCTGGAAGAAGGCGGTTTGATTAATGTACATACCGAAGACGGCGAACATTATCTGCTTTTGTCGGAACTACCTAGCGTAGAGCGTTATAGCAGAATGTACTACGACTTGTCCATCAACATGGAGGGGATTGATGCCATCCATCATTTGCTGGAAAGAATGGAAGATATGCAGCGTGAAATGAGTTCGCTCCGCAACCAGCTTTTACTGTATCGGCAACGGGAAATAGAAGAGGTTGACTGGTAA
- a CDS encoding GAF domain-containing protein: MAENLSINTGNKEEKYRELLPQLHALVSTETDFIANLANVAAALKQTFGFFWAGFYIVKGDELVLGPFQGPIACTRIRLGRGVCGTAWKEARTLIVPDVEQFPGHIACSSDSKSEIVVPIIKQGEVIGVLDIDSDTLDTFDMVDAHYLEEICTYIG, encoded by the coding sequence ATGGCAGAAAATTTATCAATCAACACAGGAAACAAAGAGGAGAAATATCGTGAATTACTCCCTCAGCTACATGCCCTGGTAAGCACGGAAACAGATTTCATAGCCAACCTTGCCAATGTTGCGGCGGCCCTAAAACAGACTTTCGGTTTCTTTTGGGCAGGTTTCTATATTGTGAAAGGAGATGAACTCGTACTAGGTCCGTTCCAAGGCCCTATCGCCTGCACACGCATCCGCCTCGGCAGGGGAGTTTGCGGAACAGCCTGGAAAGAGGCGCGTACACTGATTGTCCCTGATGTAGAGCAGTTTCCCGGACATATAGCATGCAGTTCGGATTCAAAATCGGAAATAGTAGTGCCGATAATAAAACAGGGTGAAGTAATCGGGGTATTGGATATAGACAGTGATACACTGGATACTTTCGATATGGTTGACGCACACTATCTGGAAGAAATTTGTACATACATCGGATAA